TCCTTATCTCGGATGGCAGGGTATCGTGCCTAAAAAATCCCAGAAGTTGGCTCTGAAATCCGTAAACATCATGACGGAACGTTTGATCAAGGTGGAAGATTTTTTTTCCAAGGTCGATCCGGATCAATTGGAAAAAGAATTTCAACCCGTTTTGGATCAACTCATTCCCGAAGCCACTCGAGAAATCATACATCATATCAATCCTACCCTTCGTTCTAAATTAGAGGGGGAAGAAGAAGCAAGAATCATCTCCGGCGTTCAAAAAAAGAACGAACATACGGTTAAGAATATTATGATACAGGTAAAGGAGAATGTTTCAAGCGTGTTCAACTTTAAATCCCTTGTCCTTCGTAAACTTACCGGCCCGAATGTAAAACGAATCGTAGACATCTTCCAAGAAGTGGGAGCTAAAGAATTTAAGTTTATAGAACACTGCGGTTGGTATCTCGGCGGCGCAATGGGAATCATACAAGCCCTCGCGTGGAATCTATTTCCGTATTGGTGGACTCTTCCGATCCAAGGTGTGGTGGTCGGTTATATCACAAACTGGGTCGCGCTTACGATGATCTTTCGTCCTTTGTATGAAAAAAAAATCGGGCCCATCCGTTATCAGGGACTTTTTCTCAAACGTCAGGAAGACGTTTCAAAAAAATATTCAAACGTGTTTGCGACTCAGGTGTTAACCGCAAGAAACGTTCTCGAAGAAATTTTATACAAACGTGCGGCTCGCTCGCTCGTGGAAACCATCCAAGTCGAAACTGAATCGGCCGCTCATCGACTGCACTTAAACGGAACCCTCGACGGCGAGACGAGCAACGAGAATTCGGAGTTTGAAACTTCCAAAAAGGAAGTGATCGCAAGAGTTTCGGATTCTTTAGCTAACAGTTCCAATAAACTCGAAACCTATATGGGAAGAGCGATGTCCATCGAGAACAATATGTTCAAACGGATGAAAGACCTTCCGCCGGAAGAATTCGAACCGATCCTACGTTCCGCGTTTCAAGAAGACGAATACGTTTTGATTTTGATCGGTTCCGTATTGGGCGCGATCGTAGGTCTTTTCCAAGGGATCTATATGCTCTATGTTTCTTAAGGACGAGGATAGAATGAAAACGATTCAGTTGACCGAAGATTCTCCCGAACTCTTTCTCAAAAAAATGCAGAAGGCATTGAGCGGAAAAGAACTCGGCTCCATCGTAAGCTTTCATTTAGAAGATCAAAAACTTACGATCCGTTTTGCCGGTTTTGGAGAATCCAAGATCTGGTATTCCATCCGCAGATCGGAAACCGGTTTTTATGAAGCGATAAAACTCAAAGAGAAGATCGCTTTTACTCATCTTGCGTTTCGTTCCGGTATAGAATCCGAATTAAGAAGCTTGATGGAACGCTTCGGAGCAAAAATATCGGACGAATGAAGAATCGGAATCTTTCGTCAGACAAAAAATACATTTCAAAACGATTACAAATTCCGATCGGAGATTCTCAGGTCATAGCGGCTGAAGTCTACGGTCCGTTTCCTCTTTTAAAAAATTCCCCGGCTCC
This is a stretch of genomic DNA from Leptospira tipperaryensis. It encodes these proteins:
- a CDS encoding DUF445 domain-containing protein, with the translated sequence MEFFAQNKELLGILMMPITYGFVGWFTNVVALKMTFYPLEFVGIPPYLGWQGIVPKKSQKLALKSVNIMTERLIKVEDFFSKVDPDQLEKEFQPVLDQLIPEATREIIHHINPTLRSKLEGEEEARIISGVQKKNEHTVKNIMIQVKENVSSVFNFKSLVLRKLTGPNVKRIVDIFQEVGAKEFKFIEHCGWYLGGAMGIIQALAWNLFPYWWTLPIQGVVVGYITNWVALTMIFRPLYEKKIGPIRYQGLFLKRQEDVSKKYSNVFATQVLTARNVLEEILYKRAARSLVETIQVETESAAHRLHLNGTLDGETSNENSEFETSKKEVIARVSDSLANSSNKLETYMGRAMSIENNMFKRMKDLPPEEFEPILRSAFQEDEYVLILIGSVLGAIVGLFQGIYMLYVS